TGGCACATATCGAAAACTAACACACCACATGCGGTAGAAATATCAACAATCTCTATCAACAAAGCTCTCAAATGCGATGTAAAAATGATACCTTATCCGAATAGTATCAAGCTAAGTGAGTCACTCTCACAAATGATACGTCGAAAACCCAACTCTAAGGCTAAGAGAATGCCACACTTAATGACCATCAACTCAACCAAGAGTGCACAAACCCATTAGAGGAGCCCAAAAACCACCTAACcagtgtttggaagagcttatgcaaacagttTATGGCCTACCAtgagctgttttgagcttattttcataagttatttatgatagcttatgaaaaaagcttattcttatatatagcttatcttcaatttatttcaataaattttttaaaataacttatgaataagcgcttatgtcataagtgcttaagtgcttaattaagctattTTTTTCCAAACGAGGCCCTAGTTAAGAAGCGAAAGCATCACAAATAAGACCACCATAACTTTATAAAAATGCACATTTTACTGTAAAACCTATTCTATTATATCGATTTGACAACAATTATGAATTATCAGTGATTTGTCCgtctaaatttattttttaactacagtactgttttttttttatacatcataAAATAACTACAGTACTATTTGAATGTAAAGGTTGTGCACGataagtgtaattttttttgcatTGACAGTCAACTAACCTTCACCAAATCGgaaaacatatttttatttaatcaaaataaaaaataaaggtaACTGTTTATCTAAGCTGTGACTGAACATTCTTGTAAAACTATTTTCCACTAAATGTATTTCCATTAAACTTATACTATTTATTTCTATTATAAATCTCCTATGTTTttctttctcaatttttttagaGTAAAAGACAAAGAATAAAATATcaatgcatcaaataaatttaaaattttactcTCTTCCCTTCTTCAAAAAATACATCAAATCACTTTCATTACATTTATATAtgcaataaaagaaaaaaaaatatggtaaaaaataataccatttaataatctcattttttttttctaattagggttgattatttaattataaaacacAACTCATAACTATAGATTTATTTTGTTGGATAATTTACTTTTTggcaaaaaaatacaaatttcaaTTCTGTCTGTTACAACAGAGAGAGAAGCCATTAGAAAGAGTAAACAGAGCACAGTACAAACTACAAAGGTCTCGTTCACTGTGCTTCCTCACTACTCACTTGCACTGCCATGGCGTCTCTGACCCCTGGCGTGCTCTCAAAACTTCTCCAAAACGCCGGCAACAAGGTCACCGGCGAGCACCGCCAAGCCCTCCTCCAAGTCACAGAAATCGTCCCTCGCCTCTCCGACGACACATGGCAACCCAGCACCACCGGCGGCGGCTACTTCCTCAAACTCTCCGACTCCCTCCACGCCGCCTACGTCTCCGTCTCCGACCACGACTCCGACCTCATCCGCTCCGACAAACTCCGACTCGGCCAGTTCGTCTACGTCACTCACCTCGACTCCGACTCCGACTCCGACTCAGCTTCCCCTATCCCACTCGTTCGTGGACTCAACCCGCTTCCGAAGCGACGACCCTGTGTTGGAAACCCCACTGACTTGGTTTCTAGCCTCGCTCTTCCTTCAACTCCCAAGCTTCATTTCAGAAAacccaacaacaaaaacaatggTTCAGGTTCTTCTGCTTCCGTTGTGAAGGTGAAAAAATCGTCGCCATTGAAGGTGGAAGAAGCGAGAAGGTTGAGTTTGGATTCTGCTAGAAGGGTTTGGGATGCTGGGAAAACTTCACCTGCTGCAACGAGTTCTAGTTCCAGATTCAAGTTCAAATCAAACCCCACTTCACCTAATGTGCGTTTTGTTCACTGTTTTTTCTTACTTTTGGAATTTCACTTTGTTTGCAAGGTGTTTGTTTTTATTCCTTTGTAACTTTGGTTTTTTATACATAGCTCAGTTGGCAACGTAGGCCGAGTGTGCGGGAAGAGCTctcgggttcgatccccacacaaTACACTATGGGGAAGGGATGGGGAGCTTAACTGTGACTAAATCTTGAATTTGACGGCATCCAAAGGGTGACCGGGTACCGGATGTGTATATAAAAAACTAAtctatttattgaaatgtcttttaattaattaattacaacTAGTAGAGTAGTAGAGACAAATCTtggtttttttcttattttcactGTTGGGAGCAACTGGGTTGCAGTTATTTTTAGGTAAAATTTGTGGATGGAAGCACAGTTTCTGTTGAATGAGGGCCCTCACTCACTTTCAATTTTTGgcattttgaaattattttgttATGTGTGTAGGACCAGGTCAACCCTGCAACTTTTTTCAAGCTTTTGGAATGGTTAATAATAGAATTATGGTGTATCTTGATGGGTCATGAATTGTAGGCCCTTCTGGTTATTGGAGGATTCTGCATGACTGCATCCTCTGCAGTCTGCACTGTAGAAAGAACATTGATGTTATGCAAGACAAATTGTTGTTTCTTTAATGTGTGACATTAATGATGCTTATGGATATAGATGGTGGTGCATGGTGTAGGTGATTGACAAGAAGGTGTCTCTCAAAACTGATTCTCCACTGAAGTCTCCAACTTCAATTGTGTCGCCATTGAAGAGTAAAAATGAGAACTTGTGTCCAAAATCGACGAGCACGCCTCCACGGAAAAGCACTGCTAAGTCACCAAGTGCTGGAACAGTTCCAGGACAGCTTGTTAAGGTGCCCCTCAATTTCAAAACATGGTGTGATAAGTCTTCTTCGTGGGATAATCTTCCACTTCCCATGTGTAATCTTGGAAAGGTATGGACCAACTCCATCTCTCTAATAATATTTGAACTTTTGATCCATCACCTCGTGCCAGCTTTTGAACTTTGTTCTCTTCCTTTTCCAGAAAGTTATAGCACATAGGAATGTTGCCTTTTTTGCGGCTGTTCGGTCTCTTGAAGAAGCATCTGCTACAGATACTGTGGTCCAATGCTTGGggtatttacttatttatttatataatcaTTTTGCATCCTTTTTTTTGCTCTTCCACTAGGTGTATATATATGTAGTAGACACAATTAATCAAAAGCTTAGCATATATTGAATTAATGACAAAGAAAACATTAAAACTAGAACTTTAACTATTTAATATTATCTTGACAGTAGATTGAAAATTACtccataaataattttttacagaaataatttataattattgAAATAGAGGAATGATTCTGTGTATCTTTGCTGTCATCATTTGAGTCAACAGTGAAGCCAGTTTAGGAGAAATAACTTGTAAAATTTAGGGAGTGATGTTAAGTGTCAGTCTGTGACATGTGGGGAAATTCATCCATAGTGAGACTGAGGACACCAATTGAGATTAAAAAATGTTCGGTAGATAACCAATTTGGGTAATTCGGTGTAGACACCCAAAGTAGTGTATGAGATAGAGGAAGAGAGGAGAGAAAAATGAtagatgtgatatatgatgtaaTGTGAATAGACAAAcagagattgagaagaaaatTGGGCGTATCTGTGTGCCAATACTATTGGGGTGTTCGGATCTGGGTGCCAATATCATCATATCAGATTCCATATGAAAAATGCTTCTTTTCCTGGGCCTTAAACTCCCTCTACTAAATGAGATTCATATCCATGGCTGGCAATGCTTATGCCATTGAACCTCTAACTAGAGCTTGTGGTCTCTCTCATTCACTGATTTTCCAATATACTCTGTTAGGTTTTTGGAGTTCTGGAAATAATGAGAAAGTTGCAACTATGGAAATGAACCTGAACAGCTTCCTTGCAATACTATACATTTCAATTGTGTGCATGTACCCTATTTGTCTGGTAACCTATCCTCTGGCACCTTGTGTCTGTGGATTATGGTTTTACTTCTATGGCTCTTTACGAGTGCTATTTCCTCAGTAAATTCTCTCGCTGTGTAGTCGAAATAATCAATCTTATATCATTAAGTAGAATTAGGGTAACGTGTCTCATGACTATTTAATCACATCACCTAATCATTATCACTTGCATATGTTTGGAATTGGGAGGAAATTTCTGTTTCCtatgaacattttttttttcttgagggTTAATGTATGCAGACCTGGTCCATAATTCCATTAACTAGGGTTGGACTAATAAGTATTCACTTTCAGCATGTTTGCAGAAATCTGCCACTCTTGTCGGACACTTTCTGCCGGATTACTTGTGAAACAGTTTCTGGAGCTTCATCTGAGTTTGCAGAGTGTAACAGAAGTACTTGATTCCTTACTTGCCCCACTTCCTGAAACAAAGCCAAGCAACCACTCTACTCTACAATGTCTGATAGAAGATGCATGTAAAGTTTCCACCTGCAAAAATGCTATATCTTGGGCACAAGCTGCTGTAGGAACCAATCTGTCCAAATTCAATATATTCAGATCACAAGCGAAAAGTGAGGTTTTGAATGGTGAGAAATGTCATTATGTTGTCATTGACAATTCTCGTGAGGAAATGAATGTTGAGGATTCCTCTCCTCAAAACAAGCAAAATCGTGCAACTCAACCAAGTAACTTGCCAACTTCAACTGTTAAAAGACTTCCTTCTTCAAAGCGGAATCTCTTGGTAGCCAAGAACAAGGATGCTGACAAGCAGGATAAATCAAAAGAAAGTGAATTAAAAGAAGTAGCATGTTTGGCAGAAAAACTACTTGCAGCTTCACGCGAATGGTTCCTGAAGTACTTGGAGGAATCTCTAGGTAAtgaatttgggttgaaaaatgaagagagTGCTGAAATTGCATGTCTTCTTGGACAGCTAAAAAAGGTGAATCTCTGGCTTGATGGTTTAGTTGTTGGAGATAAAGTTGATCACAGGGCAGAGAACCTAAGGAAACGATTGTACCGGTTTTTACTTGAGCATGTTAATTCTGCAGTTGCTTCTAGTTAGTAAATATAGCTTCTAGTTAGTCTACAGGAACTAACAGAATTGACAAAATGGAGCATACTATTCTCAACTGATATTGGTTTGAACAGCTAACAGTGGTGTTACAATGAATGCTTAGACAGCTCGTTTTGGTTTTGGTATAACCACTTAGGATCTCAGTGCTTGAATAGTCTAATCTTAGTTAGTAACCCAAGTTATGCCCTTGACTATAGAAATTTGAGCTGTATTCTGTCAACATGTATATTTTATTTACTCTAATTTTATGATAAAACTGCTTTTGGAACAACTTTTTGTTCATTTGCTTCCTATTGGGTCTAGTTAACCTTGGATCAATTGCCCCTTTTAGAATTCCTGTACTTGTTGATTCTTGATTTCTATTAGATGTATGCAAAGAAATTGGTTGGGGCTACATGAGAAATCAAGTTGGGGCTACCTTTAGCAAGTCTTCCCAATGTAGTGTGTGTTGGTTTCACTTGAGGCTACCTGAGAAATCTAAGGCAGAAAAAACATTTTTCTAAGGGCTCTGTTTTTCGGTTGAAAAAATGTAATGGTAACCTTAAGGTCCTAATGTTTATGGCTTAAGAACAAGAATGACGAATCATGCTAACTTCTTGGTGGATGAAGCAAGAAGCTACATGATAGAATGCCAGTCATTATCAAATCAGAAGAACAAGTGGGAAGCTAAAATTTATACATTAAGTGCTTCTAGTGTGAAGTCAAGCATTCACAGAAAGTAATTCATATTTAGTTGGTCAAAAAGTAGTTTGAATTGGATGAAGTTGATGATCTCTGAAGCTGTCTCTCATCAGTGACAGTTGGAACTGAGGTTCCCAGAGCTTTCATTCCTTTACATGACTTCATGTGTTTGTGCATTTTCTCAGGCTTGAACGACTTTCCACATTGCCTGCATCATCAGTCCTATTTAAGGTCTCATGTTTCATGATCACAATTAAAAGACATGAAACAAGTGTCTCTAAGCATATGGGCATAAAGTATGTAGCTTATTCTATTTGACATATTATAACTCTATTCTATTTGACATATGACACCTTCAATTTAGATGCAAAACAACTAGCTCTTCAATTATTATCATTTCTGCAGCCAAAAGTTGGTTAACATCACAATCTAGCAATCAATGTCAACtttcatattttatatattttttgttgcaAGAGAAACAATTTGACAATCTAATAATCTAGTCAGCAGAATATCTTGATTCCT
This portion of the Lotus japonicus ecotype B-129 chromosome 3, LjGifu_v1.2 genome encodes:
- the LOC130748737 gene encoding uncharacterized protein LOC130748737 — encoded protein: MASLTPGVLSKLLQNAGNKVTGEHRQALLQVTEIVPRLSDDTWQPSTTGGGYFLKLSDSLHAAYVSVSDHDSDLIRSDKLRLGQFVYVTHLDSDSDSDSASPIPLVRGLNPLPKRRPCVGNPTDLVSSLALPSTPKLHFRKPNNKNNGSGSSASVVKVKKSSPLKVEEARRLSLDSARRVWDAGKTSPAATSSSSRFKFKSNPTSPNVIDKKVSLKTDSPLKSPTSIVSPLKSKNENLCPKSTSTPPRKSTAKSPSAGTVPGQLVKVPLNFKTWCDKSSSWDNLPLPMCNLGKKVIAHRNVAFFAAVRSLEEASATDTVVQCLGMFAEICHSCRTLSAGLLVKQFLELHLSLQSVTEVLDSLLAPLPETKPSNHSTLQCLIEDACKVSTCKNAISWAQAAVGTNLSKFNIFRSQAKSEVLNGEKCHYVVIDNSREEMNVEDSSPQNKQNRATQPSNLPTSTVKRLPSSKRNLLVAKNKDADKQDKSKESELKEVACLAEKLLAASREWFLKYLEESLGNEFGLKNEESAEIACLLGQLKKGFPCISIKLRRIKDALISPTPNATKYYLIFNLCYNILPPI